The Bacteroidota bacterium genome has a segment encoding these proteins:
- a CDS encoding TetR/AcrR family transcriptional regulator, whose product MSPRTEKQFEEIRENKKALIMDTALELFASQGYYPTSISDIAQKAGISKGLMYNYFESKEDLIKEIVDKGMAEFTDIFDVNKDGVLTSEEFTFFIDESFRRLKENTSYWKLYFSIILQPPVYEMARERMFELTPLNQQILLNYYKQRGARNPELEVSLFHVLMDGVFMNFIMDPEDFPLEEMKKMIIEKFSIQ is encoded by the coding sequence ATGTCACCACGCACTGAAAAACAATTCGAAGAGATCAGGGAAAATAAAAAAGCCCTGATCATGGATACAGCCCTGGAACTGTTTGCCAGCCAGGGGTATTATCCTACGTCCATCAGCGATATAGCCCAAAAAGCGGGCATATCCAAGGGGCTGATGTATAATTATTTCGAAAGCAAGGAAGATCTCATCAAAGAGATTGTCGATAAAGGAATGGCCGAGTTTACCGATATTTTTGATGTAAATAAGGATGGTGTTCTGACATCTGAAGAATTCACATTCTTTATCGATGAATCCTTCAGGCGGCTGAAAGAAAACACCTCCTACTGGAAACTCTACTTCAGCATCATCCTTCAGCCGCCGGTTTATGAAATGGCCAGAGAAAGAATGTTTGAGCTGACGCCATTGAACCAACAGATCCTGTTGAACTATTATAAACAGCGTGGTGCCCGGAATCCGGAACTGGAAGTCAGTCTCTTCCATGTGCTCATGGATGGTGTGTTTATGAATTTTATCATGGATCCGGAAGACTTTCCGCTGGAAGAGATGA